Sequence from the Nymphaea colorata isolate Beijing-Zhang1983 chromosome 9, ASM883128v2, whole genome shotgun sequence genome:
TTGAACGATTTAAACCAAGGACATTTGGATCATTTTATTTGAGGCATTTTTTGCACGTCCATTGATCTAGCAATAGCATTTTGATAATTTCTTCGGAAAGCTTTTTCAGGATTTTTAATCATATTCCCGTGAATTCAATTGAGCATTTAGATATATTTAACTGCaagtaaaaagagaaaagttcgCCAAGAATGCACAAGATAACTTAGCTTTCAAGTTGAGTTCATTGTGCGTTTGTGTAACTAAAGATCTCACATCTACGGACctaagaagaataaaaaagaagaattagAAGGCCTGTTACACAACAattcttaaaaatatttgaacCATAAGCACAATGTTACTTTTATTGATTTCAGGAATTTGAAGGTAgctgaagaaaattttgaataaatgCAGGGCCCTGTTCTGTACCGCCGCCCATGATCTAGTAGTGGGGGGAAATCCGTGAACCTAGTGGCCTCTTGGTCATTATGGAAACATAATCCGACAAGTACCGCGTGGAAGGGAAGTGATTTTCCAGAAATTTGCTTTTTCAGGATAAAAAGAAGAACTGGACTGTTAACACCTGGATCTTCGGCGCCATGGAACGGCCAATAGCAGAGGCTCTTTGTCGCCACGTAGGCGCATGACACGGCCCCCATCATGGCGGTCAACGGTTTAATCTCTCACCGCCTCTGTAgaatctggaaaaaaaaattctcactTTTTCGCTCTTAATATCCCTTTAAGGCTCCGTCTCTTGAAGATTCTTGGTGAATTCGAGGAATTGGGTCTTAATCAGCGGGGGAAGGTAGGTGACCTTTCATTTTATTGAGCGTTTCGGCTGTTGTTGGGGAGCAATTAGTTTGGTCATGGGCAAGCCGGTGAGTGGCCGGAAAAGCTATCCGGCGTCGCCCACGGATTACCAGTTGATGGAGGAGATCGGAGACGGAGCTAGCGCTACTGTCTACCGAGCGATCTGCATCCCTTTCAATGAAATTGTTGCTGTCAAATGCTTGGATCTCGATCGATGCAACAGTAATCTGGTATGCTAGAGAAGCAAAACGAGCTTATTTTGTTGCGTCAAATAGTTCTGCCAGTTCTTCGGTTGGTTGTCGCTTGTCTTATTCTCCTAAATCTTCATGTCATGGATTTGGTCAATGGTGTTCATGATTTTGATGTTGGTGCTCGTACTAAAAGCTTGCTTTCGTTGGTGGCCGGCTCTTAGATGTCGTTTGCTAATCTGAATTAGAGCCTGAAGTTGGAAGGCGCTGCCATGCTGGTTATGATTTTCGAATTCTTGGTGTGCCATAGTGATTTTGAGAATCGTGTTGACTGTTTTGTAGGAGGACATGCGACGAGAGGCTCAAACTATGAGTCTGATTGACCACCCAAATGTGATCAAGGCCTACTGCTCCTTTGTTGTTGATCGATGCCTTTGGGTAGTTATGCCATTTATGGCACAGGGATCATGCTTGCATATAATGAAGGTTGCATACCCAGATGGATTTGAAGAGGCAGTGATCTGTTCTCTTCTCAAGGAGACGCTTAAAGCTTTGGACTATCTTCATAAACATGGGCATATTCATCGTGACGTGAAGGTGAAAGATCCTTACCAGCACAATTGTTCTGTAAATATTGAAGAGCTAGAAGAGATGCCCATTTGCCATATGTTGGTCTGCAGGCAGGAAATATCCTTCTAGATAGCACTGGATTTGTGAAGCTTGGTGATTTTGGTGTTTCCGCTTGCATGTTTGACAAGGGTGATAGACAGCGTTCAAGAAACACTTTTGTGGGCACACCATGCTGGTCAGGATATATTCTTATCCCTTCTCCTTTCTACTGTTTTTAATAACTTATCGCACTTTCCACTTGGATTGAGTATTAATTCTTTTTGGGTGGGTGGGGTGGTGTGTGTTAAAGGATGGCACCGGAGGTCTTGCAATCTGGTAGCGGTTATGATTTCAAGTAAGTTAACGTTCACTTACTCATTGAGGCTGAAACCACTGCAGCTGTAGTTGGACTTCTTGTGGCCATCGGTTGTAGTTGGAGATTGATTGGATTTCCTTGAAATGTCTGTTTTAGATGTATTTAGTTTCTTTGTGTCACTAGGGTCCTATCTACTTAATTGCCGGTTCAGTGGAAATGTCCAAGCTGAGGGTATATCCCCGGTTATAAGGACGGTAGAGGTTTCGAAACAAGGAATTGGAAATCTTCTAGAACTTGATTGCTTACAAAATCCTGAACAGTGTCAAGTCAGTAGGATATTACTGTTTTCTCTCAGCTTCCAAAGCCTTGTTCGACAATCTTTCTTTAGCTCCACTGAGACATGGTTGGTCAGGAAAAAGAAGTATCATggtcaaattttgaatttgaagagTCAATGCTCAATTTACTGCGAGTCTTACCCGGGCAAAATTAACTAAGGCTGGTTTTATCAGGAATCAGGTAAGTTATTGTCAGTCCCTGCATTTTCATAAATGGTGGACTAATTGTCATGCTCCAATTGGACTGAATTTTCATAAATGGTAGACTAATTATTGTGCTTCATCTTTCTCCAACAATTGATAAGTCACATGAGTTTTCCATTAACAACGCTGGTTTCAATTGCTGTTTGGGTGAGGCTATTTTTTCATTCGTTCTTCATGTGTTACATATTGCGAGATAGCATCaacttcttattttttatatgccTGTTGTTAGTAAAAGTCTAAAGCTGAACGATTGACTTGGTTGCATACAGAGCTGATATTTGGTCATTTGGAATAACTGCATTGGAGCTGGCACATGGTCATGCACCATTTTCGAAGTACCCCCCAATGAAGGTAACTGTTACTGTACAATTTCAGATGGATAAAAATTATTCTAAGGAACAACAAGATGATGAGATAGGTACTTAGTATTTAAATCCTTCTCTGATGTGTATCTGGACCATGATCTTTGCTAAGGTTCAAAGCCAATGTTTTCTGGAAGTTCAGAAATTTCTGCACAGGTTGTCATTAGAGAGGGAGGATGAGAAAGGGGATAAACTGCAACACTGGAATAAATAAAGTGAACCTTCGTTCCATGAACTGCACCATTTGACATCTTAATTGTTTGGTTCTTTTTCATTAAATGTCGACAGAATATCTTGGAGTGTCACTAAGTCCTCTCTTTCATTGATCTCTAGCCTTTGTACACCTTAAGTTTCATATCCATTGGATCAGGGATAAGTTACTCTGCTCTTCCCATGGACACAAGGCATTATGAACAAGTTGTTTTGTTTAGGAACTTTCCGTGAAGAGAAATCAGTAGATCTCTAATGAGGTCATCGCTGGCATCTCAGAGCAAAGTCTGAAACTGTTCTCAGCCTTAAAACGTGCAATGTATACCAACTTCAGTAAGATGGGGTATCTAAGAGGCTTAGATTTAGGGTTCTTTCACATTGCTCGTTAGTATTAATAATAGTCAATCTACAACCATTGCAGTCTAATAGGGCAGAGGTGAATTACTGTATACTTTGTAACGGCCGATATATTAATTATGGTGCTTTGAATTTTAATATGTTATTGTGCATGTACTTCCTTAAAAAGCCTGGAGTATTAAATGTCTTACATGGAGGAGTGTTGCTGCTATCAATAGGTTCTCCTCATGACCCTGCAAAATGCTCCACCTGGCCTCGACTATGAGAGAGACAAAAGGTTTTCAAAGGTACTTGTGGTATTTCATGGTAATGAACGATGATACAAATGTTTATATTGTTCATATGATGTTATCTTCAAAAGTTATAGTCATGCTTTGTACTACAAAGCAATATTTCAAGAAAGAAGCACATGTGTCTCACTGGGACGCGTGTCTGATTGTGTATCTGAATATTATATTAGTTCTTTCTGAGTATTATCACAGTGTTCTAATTGGAAAAGTTCCAGTTGTGATCAGTCTTTTAAAGAAATGGTGGCCATGTGCTTGGTGAAAGATCAAAGTAAGAGGCCAACAGCAGAGAAATTGCTCAAgcattcatttttcaaaaatgcaaAGCCACCAGAATCAACTCTGAAAAAACTTTTGGTAGACCTACCACCACTTTGGGATCGCGTAAAAGCTCTTCAGGTTCTCAATCTTTGCTTTGCATATAAGCGGacatgcaataaaaaaatgtcttctGCTTTGACATCAGTGCATCACCATATCCATTTGTGTGCTTTGTTTTTGATTGATCAATTTTCGGATGTCTGTTTCTGGTGCAGCTTAAAGATGCAGCAGAGTTAGTCATGAAGAAAATGCCATCGGCAGAGCAAGAAGCGATCTCACAGGTAATCAGCTTTTTgtgtgttttaactttttatttttaaagtttccAATAAAATATTACGTACTTCACAGATTCttgtttttcatcaaaatcagGGAAGACCCTTTTCTAATTCCACTGATCTCAGCATGTTGCATTTTGAATGAAATATGACAGCCATGATATGGTTGATGCTTCAAAAATTATGTTCTCATTGATGAGTTTGATTATTGTCTAGATGATTGATAGATTTCCATTTATCATTTTAGTATAAAATTGTTCATTCTGATATGCAGTATATTGCGTTAAGTATGTGTTCCCTCAATATAGAAAATGGCAAGCACGTCATGTGCAATTCTAGTGTTACCAATAGACTTtttatgcatgcatgcata
This genomic interval carries:
- the LOC116260177 gene encoding serine/threonine-protein kinase BLUS1-like isoform X5 — encoded protein: MGKPVSGRKSYPASPTDYQLMEEIGDGASATVYRAICIPFNEIVAVKCLDLDRCNSNLEDMRREAQTMSLIDHPNVIKAYCSFVVDRCLWVVMPFMAQGSCLHIMKVAYPDGFEEAVICSLLKETLKALDYLHKHGHIHRDVKAGNILLDSTGFVKLGDFGVSACMFDKGDRQRSRNTFVGTPCWMAPEVLQSGSGYDFKADIWSFGITALELAHGHAPFSKYPPMKVLLMTLQNAPPGLDYERDKRFSKSFKEMVAMCLVKDQSKRPTAEKLLKHSFFKNAKPPESTLKKLLVDLPPLWDRVKALQLKDAAELVMKKMPSAEQEAISQSEYKRGVSAWNFDIEDLKAQASVIRDDDELPGLREEDMEPRPAQKEKASPSSLSGKPAFRHEIVCREANDRSTPEKPLKHDAHKDSSLNGPMMLPRRASMNSLSAPIRSSGGYRDSVEDKSKANVVKVKGRFSVMSENVDVVKAATSKETGNVPVAASVLIPQLQNLFQQTAVQQDLIMNLINSLQQTAFADGKCSSQVPTFGIDTSNEAAPSERERQLLTKISDLQNRVLSLTDDLTTERAKYIHLQQQLNDLSTQEKFGNSNGDKTST
- the LOC116260177 gene encoding serine/threonine-protein kinase BLUS1-like isoform X3 yields the protein MGKPVSGRKSYPASPTDYQLMEEIGDGASATVYRAICIPFNEIVAVKCLDLDRCNSNLEDMRREAQTMSLIDHPNVIKAYCSFVVDRCLWVVMPFMAQGSCLHIMKVAYPDGFEEAVICSLLKETLKALDYLHKHGHIHRDVKAGNILLDSTGFVKLGDFGVSACMFDKGDRQRSRNTFVGTPCWMAPEVLQSGSGYDFKADIWSFGITALELAHGHAPFSKYPPMKVLLMTLQNAPPGLDYERDKRFSKSFKEMVAMCLVKDQSKRPTAEKLLKHSFFKNAKPPESTLKKLLVDLPPLWDRVKALQLKDAAELVMKKMPSAEQEAISQSEYKRGVSAWNFDIEDLKAQASVIRDDDELPGLREEDMEPRPAQKEKASPSSLSGKPAFRHEIVCSGSIGDASSSEGRHLNTGEKITLSKSAELDCGGPSEIQCLASKDEIGKNVGVGDVKIGESHALNDCDSGQPMPTSERGLSREANDRSTPEKPLKHDAHKDSSLNGPMMLPRRASMNSLSAPIRSSGGYRDSVEDKSKANVVKVKGRFSVMSENVDVVKAATSKETGNVPVAASVLIPQLQNLFQQTAVQQDLIMNLINSLQQTAFADGKCSSQVPTFGIDTSAPSSWLIVLSSCHNK
- the LOC116260177 gene encoding serine/threonine-protein kinase BLUS1-like isoform X4, translated to MGKPVSGRKSYPASPTDYQLMEEIGDGASATVYRAICIPFNEIVAVKCLDLDRCNSNLEDMRREAQTMSLIDHPNVIKAYCSFVVDRCLWVVMPFMAQGSCLHIMKVAYPDGFEEAVICSLLKETLKALDYLHKHGHIHRDVKAGNILLDSTGFVKLGDFGVSACMFDKGDRQRSRNTFVGTPCWMAPEVLQSGSGYDFKADIWSFGITALELAHGHAPFSKYPPMKVLLMTLQNAPPGLDYERDKRFSKSFKEMVAMCLVKDQSKRPTAEKLLKHSFFKNAKPPESTLKKLLVDLPPLWDRVKALQLKDAAELVMKKMPSAEQEAISQSEYKRGVSAWNFDIEDLKAQASVIRDDDELPGLREEDMEPRPAQKEKASPSSLSGKPAFRHEIVCSREANDRSTPEKPLKHDAHKDSSLNGPMMLPRRASMNSLSAPIRSSGGYRDSVEDKSKANVVKVKGRFSVMSENVDVVKAATSKETGNVPVAASVLIPQLQNLFQQTAVQQDLIMNLINSLQQTAFADGKCSSQVPTFGIDTSNEAAPSERERQLLTKISDLQNRVLSLTDDLTTERAKYIHLQQQLNDLSTQEKFGNSNGDKTST